In one Betta splendens chromosome 14, fBetSpl5.4, whole genome shotgun sequence genomic region, the following are encoded:
- the nsrp1 gene encoding nuclear speckle splicing regulatory protein 1 isoform X2, which translates to MMKQTRLEMQKALEQDSTVYDYDAVYDDIQKERNDSNKKLLGGTDKKPKYIQQLMKAVEDRKKEQERREERKIQKEREAEGDKFADKDAYVTSAYKQKLLEQKEEQERERREAEMEAALDVKKQKDLSGFYRHLLNQTVGEEAIPDRSANKAPITNVSKEPERISPVNSPISHDKNPSSSSDSEDGPEQKFGFSKPGTGSTHLKRQYRQRSPSSGSEEDKEKEKEERDRHKKSHRDKGRDRDRGREKDDRHGGRREDRDRRKDRDRGKDRDRERDEDRSRGRADTERESRHGKRDRSPRERERDRSPRERERDRNGEREKRRHPVEDKRRDKDQEDEKEGRKEPEKTTVKEEKDAEKKEDTEVQEKEKASEEKEEETGNKFAKRSTDQTVCSARERYMARQMARSACKSYIEKEED; encoded by the exons ATGATGAAGCAG ACACGTTTGGAGATGCAAAAGGCCCTAGAACAGGACAGCACTGTCTATGACTATGACGCTGTGTATGACGACattcaaaaagaaagaaatgacagCAACAAAAAACTTCTAGGAGGCACTGATAAAAAG CCAAAGTATATTCAGCAGTTAATGAAGGCAGTTGAAGACcgaaaaaaagaacaagaacgaagagaggagaggaagatccagaaggaaagagaagcagagggagacaaGTTTGCCGATAAAGACGCTTACGTTACCTCTGCCTACAAGCAAAAGCTGTTGGAgcaaaaggaggagcaggagagagaaagaagagaggcagagatggaag ctGCTTTGGATGTGAAGAAGCAAAAAGACCTAAGCGGCTTCTACCGACACCTGCTGAATCAGACTGTTGGAGAAGAGGCGATACCAGATCGATCTGCAAACAA AGCTCCAATCACAAATGTTTCAAAAGAGCCCGAGCGGATTTCACCTGTCAACTCACCTATATCTCATGACAAAAATCCAAGCTCATCTAGTGACAGTGAGGATGGCCCTGAGCAGAAGTTTGGGTTTAGCAAGCCTGGAACAGGGTCTACACATTTGAAACGGCAGTACAGACAGAGGTCCCCTTCATCAGGGAGTGAAGAggacaaagagaaagaaaaagaagagagagacagacataaAAAGAGTCACAGGGATAAAGGGCGGGACAGAGACAGGGGAAGGGAAAAGGATGACAGACATGGTGGAAGAAGAGAGGACAGGGATAGACGAAAAGACCGGGACCGAGGCAaagacagggacagagagagagatgaggataGAAGTAGAGGCAGAGCAGATACAGAGAGGGAAAGCAGGCATGGGAAGAGGGACAGGAGCcctagagaaagagagagggacaggagccctagagaaagagagagggacaggaatggagaaagagagaagaggcgGCATCCAGTCGAGGACAAGCGGAGGGACAAAGATCAGGAAGacgagaaggaaggaaggaaagaaccAGAGAAGACGACAGTGAAGGAAGAAAAAGatgcagaaaagaaagaagacacTGAAGtacaggaaaaggaaaaagcaagtgaagagaaagaggaggaaacgggCAACAAGTTTGCAAAGCGCAGCACAGATCAGACTGTGTGTTCAGCACGAGAGAGGTACATGGCCAGACAGATGGCGCGCTCAGCCTGTAAGAGCTACAtcgagaaggaggaggactgA
- the nsrp1 gene encoding nuclear speckle splicing regulatory protein 1 isoform X1 translates to MAAPTKQYGLILSQKKGLSKTATLPRPSVFGDDSDDETSVGETLQKEAVKKKMMKQTRLEMQKALEQDSTVYDYDAVYDDIQKERNDSNKKLLGGTDKKPKYIQQLMKAVEDRKKEQERREERKIQKEREAEGDKFADKDAYVTSAYKQKLLEQKEEQERERREAEMEAALDVKKQKDLSGFYRHLLNQTVGEEAIPDRSANKAPITNVSKEPERISPVNSPISHDKNPSSSSDSEDGPEQKFGFSKPGTGSTHLKRQYRQRSPSSGSEEDKEKEKEERDRHKKSHRDKGRDRDRGREKDDRHGGRREDRDRRKDRDRGKDRDRERDEDRSRGRADTERESRHGKRDRSPRERERDRSPRERERDRNGEREKRRHPVEDKRRDKDQEDEKEGRKEPEKTTVKEEKDAEKKEDTEVQEKEKASEEKEEETGNKFAKRSTDQTVCSARERYMARQMARSACKSYIEKEED, encoded by the exons ATGGCGGCCCCTACGAAGCA GTATGGGCTGATCTTATCACAAAAGAAAGGACTGTCGAAGACCGCAACACTGCCAAGACCCTCAGTGTTTGGGGATGACTCAGATGATGAG acCTCAGTTGGGGAGACTTTGCAAAAAGAAGCTGTCAAAAAGAAGATGATGAAGCAG ACACGTTTGGAGATGCAAAAGGCCCTAGAACAGGACAGCACTGTCTATGACTATGACGCTGTGTATGACGACattcaaaaagaaagaaatgacagCAACAAAAAACTTCTAGGAGGCACTGATAAAAAG CCAAAGTATATTCAGCAGTTAATGAAGGCAGTTGAAGACcgaaaaaaagaacaagaacgaagagaggagaggaagatccagaaggaaagagaagcagagggagacaaGTTTGCCGATAAAGACGCTTACGTTACCTCTGCCTACAAGCAAAAGCTGTTGGAgcaaaaggaggagcaggagagagaaagaagagaggcagagatggaag ctGCTTTGGATGTGAAGAAGCAAAAAGACCTAAGCGGCTTCTACCGACACCTGCTGAATCAGACTGTTGGAGAAGAGGCGATACCAGATCGATCTGCAAACAA AGCTCCAATCACAAATGTTTCAAAAGAGCCCGAGCGGATTTCACCTGTCAACTCACCTATATCTCATGACAAAAATCCAAGCTCATCTAGTGACAGTGAGGATGGCCCTGAGCAGAAGTTTGGGTTTAGCAAGCCTGGAACAGGGTCTACACATTTGAAACGGCAGTACAGACAGAGGTCCCCTTCATCAGGGAGTGAAGAggacaaagagaaagaaaaagaagagagagacagacataaAAAGAGTCACAGGGATAAAGGGCGGGACAGAGACAGGGGAAGGGAAAAGGATGACAGACATGGTGGAAGAAGAGAGGACAGGGATAGACGAAAAGACCGGGACCGAGGCAaagacagggacagagagagagatgaggataGAAGTAGAGGCAGAGCAGATACAGAGAGGGAAAGCAGGCATGGGAAGAGGGACAGGAGCcctagagaaagagagagggacaggagccctagagaaagagagagggacaggaatggagaaagagagaagaggcgGCATCCAGTCGAGGACAAGCGGAGGGACAAAGATCAGGAAGacgagaaggaaggaaggaaagaaccAGAGAAGACGACAGTGAAGGAAGAAAAAGatgcagaaaagaaagaagacacTGAAGtacaggaaaaggaaaaagcaagtgaagagaaagaggaggaaacgggCAACAAGTTTGCAAAGCGCAGCACAGATCAGACTGTGTGTTCAGCACGAGAGAGGTACATGGCCAGACAGATGGCGCGCTCAGCCTGTAAGAGCTACAtcgagaaggaggaggactgA